The segment AATCATTTCGAGTGTAAAGTCTAAAAAAGAATTACCTACTCGTATGAAATTTGCTCGTAAAACGGGTGTTTACAAGCTTATCCCTACTCGTTTAGTACTCAGCGCTGATGATCTCACTAAGTTTTCGTTAGGACCACGATCTAAGAAAAGACTTCAACTATACCAAGATTTTCTTCATGTTCGTGATAAACGTTATTTAGATTGGGCGATAAAAAACATGGTAAAATGGCAGCGGGAAGAACCAATGGAAGGTGTAGTACACATTCATGGCGACAGCGATGTGGTTTTTCCTGTTAAAAATATTAATGACTGCATTAAATTGGAAGGTGGCACCCATATTATGCTATTGGATAAAGGAAAAAAAGTTTCAGAAAAATTAATTGAAATAATTTCGACCTAAAGCCACGTTAATTTCTATAAAAGAGGTATATTATTGAGTATATTTCAAAAAAAATAAGTTATGAGTTTTTTATCTAAAATAGGATTGGGTGCCATTTTGTTTGTGATTAGTGGTTTGTCAAT is part of the Marixanthomonas ophiurae genome and harbors:
- a CDS encoding alpha/beta hydrolase; the encoded protein is MNPEITHVYFVPGMAAGKEIFKNIRLPKNRFKIHILEWLIPKKNEAIELYAKRMAERVEEANSVLVGVSFGGVVVQEMAQYLTLKNLIIISSVKSKKELPTRMKFARKTGVYKLIPTRLVLSADDLTKFSLGPRSKKRLQLYQDFLHVRDKRYLDWAIKNMVKWQREEPMEGVVHIHGDSDVVFPVKNINDCIKLEGGTHIMLLDKGKKVSEKLIEIIST